From the genome of Xiphophorus hellerii strain 12219 chromosome 11, Xiphophorus_hellerii-4.1, whole genome shotgun sequence, one region includes:
- the crebrf gene encoding CREB3 regulatory factor: MPQPSVSGMEPPFGDAFQNFSFADQALTSTELLATSSDPDFMYELDTDMSHQQSPCGDSVVGVGDGGKEVEGGVDQLMGLGECETVHSSSAFEQWDSYWEDLTRYTRLASCDIWGTKEVDFLGLDDFSSPYQDEEVISRTPTLAQLNSEDSLPVCEALYPPVDLTLPCSQPPSQPLPSQNKRLQGLGVSSVRSSPCSTSSSQSRPSRSLFADFPESSQKATRPVASSTETMAKTQNQLGLAQDHTQAQPKPPGRGAKMAAPTSHSADFVRKAKVRISSGPRPQGEAMPQTDFERSDPPLPLSQPQDEKPSTSASAISVGHATPQPSSLASLEGFELKAEGATRREGPVSRSAAVPQLVEAKQIVCSTSDAVAGACGAGGGGVLVEDPEQSKEEEHNYSLFLTRSRALTQLEEDEEEEDDEEPEEDEGDGLDLDDEDHDEGFGSEHELSENEEEEEEEEDEDYEADKDDDMSDAFSEPGCDMELMDDIKGLTAGVSSRKRGKRRYFWEYSEQLTPSKQERMLKPSEWDRHTLPSNMYQKNGPLHGKYMLKKSRRTDVEDLTPNPRKLLQIGTELRKLNKVISDLTPVSELPLTARPRSRKEKNKLASRACRLKKKAQYEANKVKLWGLSTEYDRLLFVINAIKEEIMLRVEDSSPRPTNMTQTLERLIEETLVPSPVAGQTSDFVNKILENTGRGDPTGGLVGLRVPTSKM; encoded by the exons ATGCCTCAG CCCAGCGTCAGTGGGATGGAGCCTCCCTTTGGGGACGCCTTTCAGAACTTCTCGTTTGCTGACCAGGCCCTAACCAGCACTGAGCTGCTGGCCACCAGCTCTGACCCGGATTTCATGTATGAGCTG GACACAGACATGAGCCACCAGCAGAGTCCCTGCGGGGACAGCGTCGTGGGGGTCGGAGACGGAGGCAAAGAGGTGGAGGGAGGCGTGGATCAGCTGATGGGCCTGGGTGAGTGTGAGACGGTCCACAGCAGCTCAGCGTTCGAACAGTGGGACTCGTACTGGGAAGACCTCACCAG ATACACACGGCTGGCCAGCTGTGATATCTGGGGAACCAAAGAAGTGGACTTTCTTGGACTGGATGACTTCTCCAGTCCCTACCAGGATGAGGAGGTGATCAGTCGGACCCCGACGCTGGCTCAGCTCAACAGTGAGGACTCACTGCCCGTCTGTGAGGCTCTCTACCCTCCCGTCGACCTGACGCTTCCTTGCTCCCAGCCCCCATCTCAGCCGCTCCCCTCTCAAAACAAGAGACTCCAGGGTCTGGGTGTCAGCTCCGTGCGGTCGTCTCCTTGCTCCACATCCTCTTCCCAATCCCGTCCTTCCAGAAGCCTTTTCGCAGACTTTCCTGAAAGCTCCCAAAAAGCAACCAGACCTGTTGCTTCCAGCACCGAGACCATGGCTAAAACCCAGAACCAGCTCGGTCTCGCCCAGGACCACACCCAGGCTCAACCCAAACCTCCGGGTCGAGGGGCTAAGATGGCCGCTCCGACGTCTCACAGTGCTGACTTTGTTCGGAAAGCTAAAGTTCGCATCAGTTCTGGACCCAGACCTCAAGGCGAGGCGATGCCCCAGACAGATTTTGAGAGGTCAGATCCGCCGCTGCCTCTCTCCCAGCCTCAAGACGAGAAGCCCTCCACTTCAGCAAGTGCCATCTCAGTGGGCCATGCCACCCCGCAACCCAGCAGCTTGGCTAGCCTGGAGGGCTTTGAGTTGAAGGCGGAGGGGGCGACGCGGCGGGAGGGGCCTGTCAGCAGGTCCGCTGCTGTTCCCCAGCTGGTAGAGGCGAAGCAGATTGTGTGCAGCACGTCCGACGCCGTGGCAGGGGCGTGCGGCGCAGGCGGCGGCGGGGTTTTGGTTGAAGATCCAGAGCAGAGCAAGGAGGAAGAACACAACTACTCTCTGTTCCTGACCCGCAGCCGAGCTCTGACGCAGctggaggaagacgaggaggaggaagacgacgAGGAGCCAGAGGAGGACGAGGGCGATGGGCTGGACTTGGACGATGAAGACCACGATGAAGGTTTCGGCAGTGAGCATGAGCTCTCTGAgaatgaggaggaagaggaggaggaggaggatgaagactACGAAGCAGACAAGGATGACGACATGAGCGACGCCTTCTCTGAGCCAG GCTGTGACATGGAGCTGATGGATGACATAAAGGGCCTGACAGCTGGAGTCTCCAGCCGGAAAAGAGGGAAGCGCCGCTACTTCTGGGAGTACAGCGAGCAGCTCACCCCCTCCAAGCAGGAGCGGATGCTGAAGCCCTCTGAGTGGGACAGACACACGCTGCCGAGCAACATGTACCAGAAGAACGGGCCTCTGCATG GAAAATACATGCTAAAGAAATCGCGGCGCACAGACGTGGAAGACCTGACTCCCAATCCTCGCAAGCTGCTGCAGATCGGCACAGAGCTCCGCAAGCTGAACAAGGTGATCAGCGACCTCACTCCCGTCAGCGAGCTGCCGCTGACCGCACGGCCGCGCTCTCGCAAGGAGAAGAACAAGCTGGCGTCCAG GGCTTGCcgtttaaaaaagaaagctcAATATGAAGCAAACAAAGTGAAGCTTTGGGGACTCAGTACAGAATATG ATCGGCTACTGTTTGTGATCAACGCCATCAAGGAGGAGATAATGCTGCGAGTGGAGGACTCGTCTCCACGCCCAACCAACATGACCCAGACTCTGGAGCGGCTCATCGAGGAAACGCTTG TGCCATCGCCGGTTGCTGGGCAGACTTCAGACTTTGTCAACAAGATTTTGGAAAACACGGGACGCGGTGACCCAACGGGAGGACTGGTCGGCCTGCGAGTCCCCACCTCCAAAATGTAG